One window from the genome of Spirosoma rhododendri encodes:
- a CDS encoding carbohydrate ABC transporter permease has protein sequence MKYVLLALAALTFVYPFVWMLSASLSAESGLGDLTLLPEQFTWDNYITVFTKIPLGRAFLNSAFVAIVTTGLVLVTGAMVGYALARHEFVGRNWIFYAIIFTMTLPFQITLIPNYITMVRLGWIDTYLALIIPFSLSSLAVLLFRQAFQSLPQALIDAARIDGAGELRIIFQILVPNVLPTVLTITILTFMGLWNEALWPLIVIRDESTMTMPQLVTLFSVGGRAEGQLGVKIAAAVLLAVPVVILYLFFQKHFIRSMASSGLKD, from the coding sequence ATGAAATACGTCCTCCTTGCCCTGGCTGCGCTGACGTTCGTGTACCCGTTTGTCTGGATGCTCAGTGCGTCGCTGTCGGCGGAGAGCGGGCTGGGTGACCTGACGCTGCTGCCGGAGCAGTTTACGTGGGATAACTACATCACTGTCTTCACCAAAATACCGCTGGGCCGGGCCTTCCTTAACAGTGCATTCGTGGCGATCGTGACAACGGGGCTGGTGCTGGTGACGGGCGCGATGGTCGGCTACGCATTGGCCCGGCACGAGTTCGTCGGGCGCAACTGGATTTTCTATGCCATTATTTTCACCATGACCCTGCCGTTTCAGATTACGCTGATTCCGAACTACATTACGATGGTGCGGCTGGGCTGGATTGACACGTATCTGGCGCTGATTATACCGTTTTCGCTGAGTTCGCTGGCCGTGCTGCTGTTCCGGCAGGCGTTCCAGAGTCTGCCGCAGGCCCTGATCGACGCGGCCCGTATCGACGGGGCGGGGGAGTTGCGCATCATCTTCCAGATACTCGTCCCCAACGTCCTGCCGACCGTGCTGACCATTACCATCCTGACGTTTATGGGCCTGTGGAACGAAGCGCTGTGGCCGCTGATCGTTATTCGCGATGAATCGACCATGACCATGCCACAACTCGTGACGCTGTTTTCGGTGGGTGGCCGGGCTGAGGGGCAATTGGGCGTAAAAATCGCGGCTGCGGTGTTGCTGGCGGTGCCGGTGGTTATTCTCTACCTGTTTTTCCAGAAACACTTTATCCGCAGTATGGCTTCGTCGGGGCTGAAAGACTGA
- a CDS encoding carbohydrate ABC transporter permease has translation MKKLTPYLLVSPYVLHFAVFVAFPVVFSIVLTFHRWNIISPMEYIGLSNYERLLHDRLFWQALWNTIRFLLVHIPLQIVVALGLAELLNRTVRGAAFFRASFFLPVIVSGVVVTILWQQLLGFNAGLINRLLTDLHLPRVAWLDDPAIAMYSIAMMATWKNVGLYVILFLVGLQSVPEQYYEAADLEGATTWQKFRYITLPIINPTLFTVVVLSTISGFSLFIEPYIMTEGGPLNSTLSAVMYIYKQAFQYYHMGYSATLGFCFALIILFVVIIQRKYVEQV, from the coding sequence ATGAAAAAACTCACCCCATACCTGCTCGTTTCGCCGTACGTGCTGCACTTTGCGGTGTTTGTGGCGTTTCCCGTTGTGTTCTCGATTGTGCTGACGTTTCACCGGTGGAACATCATTTCGCCAATGGAATACATCGGGCTGAGCAATTACGAGCGGCTGCTGCACGACCGGCTGTTCTGGCAGGCACTCTGGAACACAATCCGGTTTCTGCTGGTACATATTCCATTGCAGATCGTCGTCGCGTTGGGGCTGGCCGAGCTATTGAACCGGACGGTGCGGGGGGCAGCTTTCTTCCGGGCGTCGTTTTTTCTGCCCGTCATCGTGTCGGGCGTTGTCGTCACGATTCTGTGGCAGCAGCTGCTCGGGTTCAACGCCGGACTCATCAATCGACTGCTAACCGACCTGCATCTGCCGCGTGTGGCCTGGCTCGACGACCCGGCTATCGCCATGTATTCCATCGCGATGATGGCAACTTGGAAGAACGTCGGGTTGTATGTAATTCTATTTCTGGTCGGCCTGCAATCGGTGCCGGAACAGTATTACGAAGCGGCTGATCTGGAAGGAGCAACGACCTGGCAGAAATTCCGGTACATCACGCTGCCCATCATCAACCCCACACTGTTTACGGTCGTCGTCCTGTCGACCATCAGTGGATTTTCGCTGTTTATCGAACCGTATATCATGACCGAGGGTGGGCCGTTGAACAGTACGTTGTCGGCGGTGATGTACATTTACAAACAGGCGTTTCAGTACTATCACATGGGTTATTCGGCCACGCTGGGTTTCTGCTTCGCCCTGATCATCCTGTTCGTCGTCATCATCCAACGCAAGTATGTTGAGCAAGTGTAA